One segment of Streptomyces sp. NBC_01463 DNA contains the following:
- a CDS encoding DUF1844 domain-containing protein produces the protein MSDATPTSDSPGFDEMARDIAEVPAVEVIVTVAVNLMSAAAVKLGLTEDGDEHKDLDEARKLVHALAGLLDASTTEISSFHAAPLRDGLKSLQLAFREASVVPDEPGHGPGEKYTGPVFG, from the coding sequence ATGAGTGACGCGACCCCCACCAGTGATTCCCCCGGCTTCGACGAGATGGCCCGCGACATCGCGGAGGTGCCCGCCGTCGAGGTGATCGTGACGGTCGCCGTCAATCTGATGAGCGCCGCCGCCGTGAAGCTCGGCCTGACCGAGGACGGCGACGAGCACAAGGACCTCGACGAGGCCCGCAAGCTGGTCCACGCGCTGGCCGGCCTCCTGGACGCGAGCACCACGGAGATCAGCTCCTTCCACGCGGCTCCGCTGCGCGACGGTCTGAAGTCCCTGCAGCTGGCGTTCCGCGAGGCCTCGGTCGTGCCGGACGAGCCGGGCCACGGGCCGGGCGAGAAGTACACCGGCCCGGTCTTCGGCTGA
- the infC gene encoding translation initiation factor IF-3, with protein MAVRQAAAWCYRGGSISAEPRINDRIRVPEVRLVGPSGEQVGIVPLAKALELAQEYDLDLVEVAATARPPVCKLMDYGKFKYESAMKAREARKNQAHTVIKEMKLRPKIDPHDYDTKKGHVVRFLKQGDKVKITIMFRGREQSRPELGFRLLQRLASDVEELGFIESNPKQDGRNMIMVLGPHKKKTEAMAEAREAQAARKAERQGYTPDAEAADEAPEAPAEATSEAPAETPSEA; from the coding sequence GTGGCTGTCCGCCAGGCGGCCGCGTGGTGCTACCGAGGAGGATCCATCAGCGCCGAGCCCCGCATCAACGACCGGATTCGCGTACCCGAGGTGCGACTTGTCGGTCCCAGCGGCGAGCAGGTCGGGATTGTTCCGCTTGCCAAGGCCCTGGAACTCGCACAGGAGTACGACCTCGACCTGGTCGAGGTGGCGGCTACCGCCCGTCCGCCCGTGTGCAAGCTCATGGACTACGGGAAGTTCAAGTACGAGTCGGCCATGAAGGCCCGTGAGGCGCGCAAGAACCAGGCGCACACGGTCATCAAGGAGATGAAGCTCCGGCCGAAGATCGACCCGCACGACTATGACACCAAGAAGGGTCACGTCGTTCGGTTCCTCAAGCAGGGCGACAAGGTCAAGATCACGATCATGTTCCGTGGTCGTGAGCAGTCCCGCCCGGAGCTGGGCTTCCGACTGCTCCAGCGTCTCGCTTCGGACGTGGAGGAACTCGGCTTCATCGAGTCCAACCCGAAGCAGGACGGCCGGAACATGATCATGGTTCTGGGCCCGCACAAGAAGAAGACCGAAGCCATGGCCGAGGCCCGCGAGGCCCAGGCCGCCCGCAAGGCGGAGCGTCAGGGATACACCCCCGACGCCGAGGCTGCGGACGAGGCTCCCGAGGCTCCGGCCGAGGCGACCTCCGAGGCTCCGGCCGAGACACCTTCCGAGGCGTGA
- the rpmI gene encoding 50S ribosomal protein L35: protein MPKNKTHSGASKRFKITGSGKVLRERAGKRHLLEHKSSKKTRSLTGTVVVAPADAKKIKKLLGK from the coding sequence ATGCCGAAGAACAAGACGCACAGCGGTGCCAGCAAGCGCTTCAAGATCACCGGCTCCGGCAAGGTGCTCCGCGAGAGGGCCGGCAAGCGCCACCTTCTCGAGCACAAGTCGTCCAAGAAGACCCGCTCGCTGACCGGCACGGTCGTCGTGGCTCCGGCCGACGCCAAGAAGATCAAGAAGCTTCTCGGCAAGTGA
- the rplT gene encoding 50S ribosomal protein L20 — MARVKRAVNAHKKRRAILEAASGYRGQRSRLYRKAKEQVTHSLVYNYNDRKKRKGDFRQLWIQRINAAARQNGMTYNRLIQGLKAANIEVDRKILAELAVNDANAFAALVEVAQKALPSDVNAPKAA; from the coding sequence GTGGCACGCGTCAAGCGGGCAGTCAACGCCCACAAGAAGCGCCGGGCAATTCTCGAGGCCGCCAGCGGTTACCGCGGTCAGCGCTCGCGCCTGTACCGCAAGGCCAAGGAGCAGGTCACCCACTCCCTGGTCTACAACTACAACGACCGCAAGAAGCGCAAGGGCGACTTCCGTCAGCTGTGGATCCAGCGCATCAACGCCGCTGCCCGCCAGAACGGCATGACGTACAACCGCCTCATCCAGGGTCTGAAGGCCGCCAACATCGAGGTGGACCGCAAGATCCTGGCCGAGCTCGCGGTCAACGACGCCAACGCGTTCGCCGCTCTCGTCGAGGTTGCCCAGAAGGCCCTCCCGAGCGACGTCAACGCCCCGAAGGCCGCCTGA
- a CDS encoding RNA methyltransferase yields MGTPELISPRSPRVAAARRLARRNFRGKERRFIAEGPQAVREAADHRGSDGEPTLIELFATVEAAERYEAIVDAAHAAGARVHLADSEVLADVSQTVTPQGLIGVCRFLDTPFDAVLAARPKLVAVLANVRDPGNAGTVLRCADAAGADAVVLTDASVDLYNPKSVRASVGSLFHLPVAVGVPVEQAVRGLRDAGVRILAADGAGEDDLDDELDAGTMGGPTAWVFGNEAWGLPEETRALADAVVRVPIHGKAESLNLATAAAVCLYASARAQRSRPGAV; encoded by the coding sequence ATGGGCACCCCCGAACTGATCTCCCCGCGATCGCCACGGGTCGCCGCCGCCCGGCGGCTGGCCAGGCGCAACTTCCGCGGCAAGGAGCGCAGGTTCATCGCCGAGGGGCCGCAGGCCGTGCGCGAGGCCGCCGACCACCGCGGCAGCGACGGTGAGCCCACGCTCATCGAGCTGTTCGCCACCGTCGAGGCCGCCGAACGGTACGAGGCCATCGTCGACGCCGCCCACGCGGCCGGTGCCCGGGTGCACCTCGCCGACAGCGAGGTGCTGGCCGATGTGTCGCAGACCGTCACCCCGCAGGGCCTGATCGGCGTCTGCCGCTTCCTCGACACCCCGTTCGACGCGGTGCTCGCCGCGCGGCCGAAGCTGGTCGCCGTCCTGGCCAACGTCCGCGACCCCGGCAACGCCGGCACGGTGCTGCGCTGCGCCGACGCCGCGGGCGCCGACGCGGTCGTCCTCACCGACGCCTCCGTCGACCTGTACAACCCCAAGTCGGTGCGCGCGTCCGTCGGTTCGCTCTTCCATCTGCCGGTCGCCGTCGGCGTACCCGTCGAGCAGGCCGTGCGCGGGCTCCGGGACGCGGGCGTGCGCATCCTCGCCGCCGACGGCGCGGGTGAGGACGACCTCGACGACGAACTCGACGCCGGCACCATGGGCGGACCCACCGCCTGGGTCTTCGGCAACGAGGCCTGGGGCCTGCCCGAGGAGACCCGGGCGCTCGCCGACGCCGTCGTGCGCGTGCCGATCCACGGCAAGGCCGAGAGCCTCAACCTCGCCACCGCCGCCGCCGTCTGCCTGTACGCCTCCGCGCGCGCCCAGCGCTCGCGCCCCGGCGCCGTCTGA
- a CDS encoding PAS domain-containing sensor histidine kinase, with the protein MAVGMSGPRARAEAVVRAAGDPDGMAVPGIGPGGQALDPDDLPDGLVVADETGRVICFNAAAARITAVPRAAALGRPLEHALPLEDLKGRRWWELTDPYGGLATRVGQPERNLLLPGGREVLVSARYVRESPTGPVRRLVISLRGTEARRRTERSHAELIATVAHELRSPLTSVKGFTATLLAKWERFTDDQKRLMLETVDADANRVTRLITELLDISRIDSGRLELRRQPVDLSAAVERHIQALTASGQAPGRFLVRTCQPLPAVWADPDKVDQVLGNLLENAVRHGEGTVTIEVAPAPAKSDEMGTAVTVSDEGPGIPEESLGRVFTRFWRGSKRGGTGLGLYIVKGIVEAHGGTITVGRGPGGGAEFRFILPVSTPAYLK; encoded by the coding sequence ATGGCTGTCGGCATGAGCGGGCCGCGGGCACGCGCGGAGGCCGTCGTGCGCGCCGCCGGTGATCCGGACGGCATGGCCGTGCCGGGCATCGGACCGGGCGGCCAGGCGCTGGATCCGGACGACCTGCCCGACGGGCTCGTCGTCGCGGACGAGACCGGCCGGGTCATCTGCTTCAACGCCGCCGCCGCGCGGATCACGGCCGTGCCCAGGGCCGCCGCCCTCGGCCGCCCGCTGGAACACGCGCTGCCGCTGGAGGACCTCAAGGGCCGCCGCTGGTGGGAGCTGACCGACCCCTACGGCGGCCTCGCCACCCGCGTGGGACAGCCCGAACGCAACCTCCTGCTGCCCGGCGGCCGCGAGGTCCTCGTCTCCGCCCGTTACGTCCGCGAGAGCCCGACGGGGCCCGTACGCCGGCTGGTGATCAGCCTGCGCGGCACCGAGGCCCGCCGCCGCACCGAACGCAGCCACGCCGAGCTCATCGCGACCGTCGCCCATGAACTGCGCTCCCCGCTGACGTCCGTGAAGGGCTTCACCGCCACCCTGCTGGCCAAGTGGGAGCGGTTCACGGACGACCAGAAGCGGCTGATGCTGGAGACCGTCGACGCCGACGCCAACCGGGTCACCCGGCTGATCACGGAACTGCTGGACATCTCCCGGATCGACTCGGGACGCCTGGAGCTGCGCCGCCAGCCGGTGGACCTCTCCGCCGCCGTGGAACGCCACATCCAGGCCCTCACCGCGTCCGGCCAGGCACCCGGCCGCTTCCTGGTCCGCACCTGCCAGCCGCTGCCCGCCGTGTGGGCCGACCCGGACAAGGTCGACCAGGTGCTGGGCAACCTGCTGGAAAACGCGGTGCGCCACGGCGAGGGAACCGTCACCATCGAGGTGGCACCCGCACCGGCGAAGAGCGACGAGATGGGAACAGCGGTCACCGTGAGCGACGAAGGTCCCGGCATCCCCGAGGAGTCGCTGGGTCGTGTCTTCACTCGTTTCTGGCGGGGGAGCAAGCGCGGCGGCACGGGCCTGGGCCTCTACATCGTCAAGGGCATCGTCGAGGCGCACGGCGGCACGATCACGGTCGGCCGCGGCCCCGGGGGCGGCGCCGAGTTCCGATTTATTCTGCCCGTGAGCACGCCGGCCTACCTGAAGTAG